The DNA segment TCAAGGCCGTGAATGCCCAGCCTGTGGTGGTCAAGGCCGACCTCGAAAGCGTGATGAGGGTCATCAAGCAAAAGTAACCTACTTGATGACCAGCAATTCAGGGGCGGGCCATGGGCTCGCCCTCTGGTCCATCCAGACATCCACCTTGATGCAACCCTGAGGACATATCATGGAAAGCAATGTTTTGCCCAACCATTCCCCACAGAGGACGACCATGCCCCCCGTGATCATTGAAGTCAGAGCTCCTGCCAGCAGTGCGAACCTGGGACCTGGCTTTGACTGCGTGGGAATCAGTTTTGCCCTGTACACCACCGTGCGTGTGACCCCCCAGGATGTTCTGGAGATCGTGCCCATCGGCAAGGACCTTGAAGGCACCCCCACAGATGAGACCAACATCGTGTATCAGGCGATGCTGGCCCTCGCCCAGACGGCAGGCCTGACGTTGCCTCCGGTGCGTCTGGAAATTGAGAGTGGCATTCCCCTGGCAAGGGGCCTGGGAAGCAGTGCTGCTGCACTCGTTGCCGGAATGGTGGCCGCAAATGAACTGCTGGGTCGCCCCTTAGACACCCAGGGTCTGTTTGATCTGGCCAGCCGTCTGGAGGGCCACCCGGACAATGCAGGGGCTTCCCTGGTCGGAGGGGCCGTGGTGGCCACTTTCGATGGGCAGACGGCAAAATACCTGCGTTTTCAACTCCCCTCCAGCCTGAGGGCACTTCTGGTGGTGCCGCAATATGCTCTGGAAACCTCGAAAGCCAGGGGGGTCCTGCCAGACTCGTACTCACGCAGTGACATGGTGTTCCAGCTGTCCCACGCTGCCCTGCTTGCCGCCGGACTGGCAAGTGGCAACCTGACGGTCTTCAAAGAGGCCATGCGCGACAGGCTGCACCAGCCTTACCGTGCTGCTCTGGTTCCAGGCCTGCTGGAACTGCTGGAAGGGGCTCCAGAACATGGTGCCCTGGGTGCTGCCCTGAGTGGCGCAGGCCCCAGCGTGCTGTGCTTCTACGAGGAAAACACCGATCTCTCTGGTCTGAAAGCCTTCCTGACAGGCGTGCTGGAGCAACATGGCATTGCTGCCCTGCTGGAAGAACTTCCGCTCGACAACGCAGGGGTCCAGATCGAAACCCGCTGAAAGCCTTTTGAGAAAAATGCATATGAAGGGCAGAGGATGGATGTTCTCTGCCCTTCTTGCTTGAGGTTGTGCCTGGAGCATCCATGAACTGCTGATGGCTGACTGCTTTCCAGGGAACCTTCACACAGGGTTTTCTGCACTACACAAACGCATTTATTCCGCTATACTGATACGCGTATGCGTCAAATCGTTGTTGGCACACGCGGCAGCGCACTCGCACTCGCACAGACGCGCCAGATCGTCGCCCGCCTCAAAGAAGAATGGCCCGAGATTGAATTCCGGATTCAGACCATCACCACCCGGGGTGATCGGGAACAGGGCGCACTCAAAGGCGACAAGGGATTCTTCACCAAGGAGATTGAAGAAGCCCTGCTGGCAAATCGCATCGACATTGCCGTGCACAGCCTGAAAGACCTTCCCACCGAAAATCCAGAAGGCCTGGAAATCGCAAGCATCCCCCGCCGGGTGGATGCCCGTGATGCCCTGGTGGGACGTCCTGGCATGAAATCCCTCAAAGACCTCCCTCAGGGTGCGATTGTCGGCACCAGCAGCACCCGCCGCAAGGCCCTGCTGAAAGCCTACCGCCCTGATCTTGAAATCCGTGACCTGCGTGGCAACGTGGACACCCGTCTGGCCGCCCTGGGCCGGGGTGAGTACGACGCCATCGTGCTTGCTTCTGCTGGCCTGATCCGCATGGATCTCAGAAACCGCATTGATGAGTTCCTCGATGTTGCCATCATGCTGCCTGCTCCTGGTCAGGGTGCACTGGCCCTGCAGACCCGGGCAGACGATGACCTCGTCATCGAAACCGCCTACTCGATCAACGATGCAGACACCGATGACCGCATCACCGCAGAACGTGCCTTCCTGCATGCCATTGGCATGGGATGCATGGCTCCGGTGGGTGCCCTCGCCACCATCGAAAAAGGCATCCTGAAACTGGAAGGGGCCATTGCCGCTCCAGATGGCAGCACCGTGATTCGCGCCTCCATCGATGGGGACCCTGAAGAATGCGAAGCCCTCGGGGAAGAACTCGCAGAAGGCATGATGCAGCAGGGTGCAAAGGACCTGGTCAAGTAAAGCCTTGCCTCAAGCCAGAACACCTCCTGAATCAGGAGGTGTTTTTGTTTTCATGTTCGCAAAAATGTGAATTTGCGTGCTCTGGACGCTTTCTGTCACTTCTGGAGTTGGTACGGGTCTTCTGTCTGTGGCCCTCCCGGGGGGGTATGTTAAGATCG comes from the Deinococcus cellulosilyticus NBRC 106333 = KACC 11606 genome and includes:
- the thrB gene encoding homoserine kinase, producing MPPVIIEVRAPASSANLGPGFDCVGISFALYTTVRVTPQDVLEIVPIGKDLEGTPTDETNIVYQAMLALAQTAGLTLPPVRLEIESGIPLARGLGSSAAALVAGMVAANELLGRPLDTQGLFDLASRLEGHPDNAGASLVGGAVVATFDGQTAKYLRFQLPSSLRALLVVPQYALETSKARGVLPDSYSRSDMVFQLSHAALLAAGLASGNLTVFKEAMRDRLHQPYRAALVPGLLELLEGAPEHGALGAALSGAGPSVLCFYEENTDLSGLKAFLTGVLEQHGIAALLEELPLDNAGVQIETR
- the hemC gene encoding hydroxymethylbilane synthase produces the protein MRQIVVGTRGSALALAQTRQIVARLKEEWPEIEFRIQTITTRGDREQGALKGDKGFFTKEIEEALLANRIDIAVHSLKDLPTENPEGLEIASIPRRVDARDALVGRPGMKSLKDLPQGAIVGTSSTRRKALLKAYRPDLEIRDLRGNVDTRLAALGRGEYDAIVLASAGLIRMDLRNRIDEFLDVAIMLPAPGQGALALQTRADDDLVIETAYSINDADTDDRITAERAFLHAIGMGCMAPVGALATIEKGILKLEGAIAAPDGSTVIRASIDGDPEECEALGEELAEGMMQQGAKDLVK